One window of the Eucalyptus grandis isolate ANBG69807.140 chromosome 8, ASM1654582v1, whole genome shotgun sequence genome contains the following:
- the LOC104456028 gene encoding receptor like protein kinase S.2: MMSRVCFVLPGDQSGEICVRPPKEGLEKRRHRDCGGHVLGLIRQQLRRLHGSRCAVKFCHHQEEEEDGSGGDWEEKPEKQRSGVFFDMEGVQLADKVGKDNPRIFSYSELYIGSNGFSEDEVLGSGGFGRVYRAVLPSDGTVVAVKCVVEKGERFEKTFEAELVAVAHLRHRNLVRLRGWCVHEDQLLLVYDYMPNRSLDRILFHRAAESPAPPPLGWERRREIVRGLAAALHYLHEQLETQIIHRDVKTSNVMLDSQFNARLGDFGLARWLEHELEYRAEAAPPPSTKIHSRFHLAETTRIGGTIGYLPPESFQRRSAATSKSDVFSFGIVVLEVASGRRAVDLACPDDRIVLLDWVRHLSDEGMLLKAGDSRLSDGSHRLSDMEGMIHLGLLCTLHDPQLRPSMKWVVEALSGDVPGKLPALPSFRSCPLYISLASPAGTSMSNTTTELGQSATTSTAATATTSGTAFSASHYVTADAETIYATAERGETNSDADNPSSANGGGRPRVNGFFSVETPREISYKELVAATDNFSDKRRVAELDFGTAYRGFLDNRQHILVKRLGMNKCPALRARFSNELHNLGRLRHRSLVQLRGWCTEQGEMLVVYDYSTNCLLSHLLFHHNDPRRGRPVLRWRHRYNIIRSLASAILYLHEDWDEQVIHRNITSSAVIIDPDMNPRLSCFALAEFLTRNDHGHHAAHNADRSVRGIFGYMSPEYMESGEATTMMDIYSFGVVILEVVTGYMAVDFRRPEVFLVRRICELEAQMKTIEELVDMRLNGEYDLGELKRLVKLGIACTRSDPGSRPSIRQIVSILDGNDRCFIQCQSESLNEWSQRNATSLSMIRSMQSLGIQ, translated from the coding sequence ATGATGAGCCGCGTCTGCTTCGTCCTCCCCGGGGACCAGTCCGGCGAGATCTGCGTCCGGCCCCCGAAAGAAGGGCTCGAGAAGCGCCGCCACCGGGATTGCGGGGGTCACGTTCTTGGTCTGATCCGCCAGCAGCTGCGCCGGCTCCACGGCTCCAGATGTGCCgtcaagttttgtcatcatcaagaagaggaagaggacggcagcggcggcgactGGGAAGAGAAGCCCGAGAAGCAGCGGTCCGGCGTCTTCTTTGACATGGAAGGAGTCCAGCTGGCTGACAAGGTCGGGAAGGACAACCCCAGGATCTTCAGCTACTCGGAGCTCTACATCGGCTCTAACGGGTTCAGCGAGGATGAGGTTCTTGGGAGCGGAGGCTTCGGGAGAGTGTACCGCGCGGTGTTGCCGAGCGACGGCACGGTGGTGGCCGTGAAATGCGTGGTGGAGAAAGGGGAGAGGTTCGAGAAGACCTTCGAGGCGGAGCTCGTGGCGGTGGCGCATCTCCGGCACCGGAATTTGGTCCGGCTCAGAGGGTGGTGCGTCCACGAGGACCAGCTGCTGCTCGTCTACGACTACATGCCGAACCGGAGCTTGGACCGGATTCTGTTCCACCGGGCCGCGGAGAGCCCGGCGCCGCCGCCTCTCGGCTGGGAGAGGCGGCGGGAGATCGTCCGCGGATTGGCGGCCGCGCTGCATTACCTCCACGAGCAGCTCGAGACGCAGATCATCCACCGCGACGTCAAGACGAGCAACGTGATGCTCGATTCTCAGTTCAACGCCCGGCTCGGGGACTTCGGGTTGGCCCGGTGGCTCGAGCACGAGCTCGAGTACCGCGCCGAGgcggcgccgccgccgtcgaccaAGATTCACAGCCGGTTCCATCTGGCGGAGACCACCAGGATCGGCGGCACGATCGGGTACCTGCCGCCGGAGAGCTTCCAGAGGCGGAGCGCCGCCACGTCCAAGTCGGACGTCTTCAGCTTCGGGATCGTGGTGCTGGAGGTGGCCTCGGGGAGGAGAGCGGTCGACCTCGCGTGCCCGGACGACCGAATCGTGCTGCTCGATTGGGTCCGGCATCTATCCGATGAAGGGATGCTGCTGAAGGCAGGGGACAGCAGGCTCTCCGACGGCTCCCACCGCCTCTCCGACATGGAAGGCATGATCCATCTCGGCCTGCTCTGCACGCTCCACGACCCGCAGCTGCGGCCGAGCATGAAATGGGTTGTCGAGGCCCTTTCCGGCGACGTTCCGGGGAAGCTGCCGGCGCTCCCTTCCTTCCGATCGTGCCCGCTGTACATCTCTCTAGCCTCCCCAGCAGGCACGAGCATGAGCAACACGACCACGGAATTAGGCCAGTCCGCCACCACGTcgaccgccgccaccgccacgaCGTCCGGCACCGCATTTAGCGCGTCCCACTATGTCACCGCCGATGCCGAAACCATATATGCCACGGCCGAAAGAGGAGAGACCAACAGCGATGCTGACAATCCCTCCTCTGCTAACGGCGGTGGCCGGCCCCGGGTGAACGGTTTCTTCTCGGTCGAAACCCCGCGCGAGATATCGTACAAAGAGCTTGTGGCCGCCACGGACAATTTCTCCGACAAGAGGAGGGTGGCGGAGCTGGACTTCGGGACGGCTTACCGCGGGTTCCTCGATAACCGCCAGCACATCCTGGTCAAGAGGCTCGGCATGAACAAGTGCCCTGCACTACGAGCCCGGTTCTCGAACGAGTTGCACAATTTGGGCAGGCTCCGGCATCGCAGCCTCGTGCAGCTCCGTGGATGGTGCACCGAGCAAGGAGAGATGCTCGTCGTGTATGACTACTCGACGAATTGCCTCCTGAGCCATCTCCTGTTCCATCACAATGATCCGCGCAGGGGCCGCCCCGTCTTGCGGTGGCGTCACAGGTACAACATCATCAGATCGCTGGCTTCGGCAATTCTTTACCTTCACGAAGATTGGGACGAACAAGTGATTCACAGAAACATCACCTCTTCCGCCGTCATTATTGATCCGGACATGAACCCGCGGCTCAGCTGCTTCGCCCTGGCCGAATTCTTGACAAGAAACGATCACGGGCATCATGCGGCGCATAATGCAGACAGATCGGTTCGAGGGATCTTTGGCTACATGTCCCCTGAGTATATGGAATCAGGGGAAGCTACCACGATGATGGATATATACAGCTTCGGTGTCGTGATACTTGAGGTGGTTACAGGATACATGGCGGTCGATTTTCGGAGGCCTGAAGTGTTCTTAGTAAGAAGGATATGTGAATTGGAGGCACAGATGAAGACAATAGAAGAATTGGTTGACATGAGACTGAACGGTGAGTATGATCTGGGAGAGCTGAAGAGATTGGTCAAATTGGGAATAGCGTGCACGAGATCCGACCCAGGATCTAGACCGAGCATCAGGCAGATCGTGAGCATCCTTGATGGGAACGATCGATGCTTCATACAATGCCAGAGCGAGAGCCTGAACGAGTGGAGCCAAAGAAATGCCACTTCTTTGTCAATGATCAGAAGTATGCAATCTCTAGGAATTCAATAG